In Helianthus annuus cultivar XRQ/B chromosome 9, HanXRQr2.0-SUNRISE, whole genome shotgun sequence, the following are encoded in one genomic region:
- the LOC110880031 gene encoding magnesium transporter MRS2-1, producing MGDIKERLLPKPASAVTLGDASYRPFASFRQPFQGVDVSGLKKRGQGLRSWIRVDASTGDSQIIEVDKFTVMRRCDLPARDLRLLDPLFVYPSTILGREKAIVVNLEQIRCIITADEVLLLNSLDSYVLQYVVELQRRLKATGAGDVWQSESRDFADVSRNSSSDYLPFEFKALEIALEAACTFLDSQAAELEIEAYPLLDELTSTISTLNLERVRRLKSRLVGLTRRVQKVRDEIEQLMDDDGDMAEMYLTDKKLRMDSIYYGGDQSTTGYRSNDGLQSASAPVSPVSSPPEYRKLEKSISFARSRHDSMRSSESSKQNIEEMEMLLEAYFVVIDSTLNKLTSLKEYIDDTEDFINIQLDNVRNQLIQFELLLTTATFVVAICGVVAGVFGMNFPITLFDNPTAFDWVLFITGVTGLVIFCSFLWFYKSRRVMPF from the exons ATGGGAGACATAAAAGAGCGTCTTCTACCAAAACCAGCATCAGCAGTGACTTTAGGAGATGCATCATACAGGCCATTTGCATCTTTCCGGCAGCCGTTTCAAGGCGTTGATGTATCGGGCTTGAAAAAGCGCGGTCAAGGTCTTCGGTCATGGATCCGTGTCGATGCTTCAACTGGCGATTCACAAATTATCGAGGTTGATAAGTTCACGGTGATGAGACGGTGTGATCTTCCTGCTCGTGATCTTCGTTTGCTTGATCCGTTGTTCGTTTATCCCTCGACGATTTTGGGCAGAGAGAAGGCAATAGTTGTGAATTTGGAGCAGATTCGGTGTATTATAACAGCGGATGAAGTGTTGCTTTTGAATTCTCTTGATAGTTATGTGTTGCAGTATGTTGTGGAACTGCAGAGGCGGTTGAAAGCTACGGGTGCAGGTGATGTTTGGCAGTCGGAGAGTAGGGATTTTGCGGATGTGTCTAGGAACTCATCGTCGGATTATCTGCCTTTTGAGTTTAAGGCTTTAGAAATCGCTCTTGAAGCTGCTTGTACGTTTCTTGACTCACAG GCAGCAGAATTAGAAATCGAAGCGTATCCGTTGCTAGATGAACTTACGTCGACAATCAGTACTTTAAACTTGGAACGTGTTCGTAGACTGAAAAGCAGACTTGTTGGATTGACTCGCAGGGTCCAAAAG GTAAGAGACGAGATAGAGCAACTTATGGATGATGACGGAGATATGGCTGAAATGTACCTAACGGATAAGAAACTGAGGATGGATTCTATATACTACGGTGGAGATCAATCTACGACGGGATACAGGTCAAACGATGGTCTACAATCTGCTTCAGCTCCAGTATCTCCGGTTTCTTCACCGCCAGAATATCGAAAGCTTGAAAAATCTATTAGCTTTGCGAGGAGCAGGCATGATAGCATGAGGAGTTCCGAAAGTAGCAAGCAAAACATTGAGGAGATGGAGATGCTTTTGGAAGCTTATTTTGTTGTTATCGACAGCACTCTTAATAAGTTGACCTCG CTGAAGGAATACATTGATGATACAGAAGACTTCATCAACATTCAACTG GATAATGTGAGGAACCAGCTTATACAGTTTGAATTACTACTGACAACTGCGACGTTTGTGGTTGCCATCTGTGGGGTGGTTGCGGGGGTATTTGGTATGAATTTCCCGATAACATTGTTTGATAACCCCACAGCTTTCGATTGGGTATTGTTCATTACGGGAGTCACTGGGCTCGTTATATTTTGTTCGTTTTTGTGGTTTTACAAGTCCAGAAGAGTGATGCCATTTTAG
- the LOC110880032 gene encoding probable N-acetyltransferase HLS1, whose protein sequence is MSTGFAQNPPWLVVREYNEEKDKAAVEAFENRCDFQQAGKPSLVTNLLGDPLCRVRHFPLHVMLVAEHVEKSEIVGGIRGCIKTVSKGEHQHRAYIKMAYVLGLRVSPPHRQLGVGTKLVQCLEEWCKRNGADYAYMATDSYNEASLNLFTLKCDYIRFRSLTILVQPVHAHNKPLISGVVIKQLDPKLASAVYCKTFGDSEFFPEDIDVILHNKLNLGTFMAIPKSYVDHWDPEMTILPPSFAILSIWNTKEVFRFQVKGVSPLTYAECAGSRVLDTLMPCLRLPSVPNFFKQFGVYFLYGLHMRGYGASRLMKSLCAHAHNMARNDVLCRAVVAEVGKRDPVREVMPHWRKFSWAEDIWCIKELATAKQDINTNRGSHDWITSTSKSSPVIFVDPRDF, encoded by the exons ATGTCTACTGGATTTGCTCAAAATCCTCCGTGGCTGGTGGTTAGAGAGTACAACGAAGAGAAAGACAAGGCGGCGGTGGAGGCGTTTGAGAACCGCTGTGACTTCCAGCAGGCGGGAAAGCCTTCGTTAGTCACCAATCTCTTGGGTGACCCTCTTTGTCGCGTGCGCCATTTCCCCCTCCACGTCATGCTG GTTGCTGAGCATGTGGAGAAGAGTGAAATAGTAGGAGGAATAAGGGGTTGCATCAAGACAGTGAGCAAAGGGGAACATCAACATAGGGCTTACATAAAGATGGCTTATGTTCTTGGACTCAGGGTTTCACCACCCCATAG ACAACTAGGCGTCGGTACAAAACTAGTCCAATGTTTAGAAGAATGGTGCAAGAGAAATGGCGCCGATTATGCTTACATGGCGACTGATTCCTACAACGAAGCTTCACTAAACCTGTTTACACTAAAATGCGATTATATCAGGTTCCGTAGCCTTACGATTTTGGTCCAACCAGTTCACGCTCACAACAAGCCGTTGATCTCAGGTGTTGTGATCAAACAGCTCGACCCTAAACTTGCGAGCGCAGTCTATTGCAAGACCTTTGGGGATTCAGAGTTTTTTCCTGAAGATATAGATGTAATTTTGCATAACAAGCTTAATTTAGGAACTTTTATGGCCATACCTAAGAGTTATGTTGACCATTGGGATCCGGAAATGACCATATTGCCACCTAGTTTTGCCATCTTAAGCATATGGAACACTAAGGAGGTGTTTCGGTTTCAAGTGAAGGGCGTGTCGCCGCTAACGTACGCAGAGTGCGCAGGAAGTAGGGTGTTGGACACTTTGATGCCTTGTTTAAGATTACCATCTGTACCGAACTTTTTTAAACAGTTCGGGGTTTATTTCCTATACGGACTTCACATGAGAGGCTACGGTGCTTCACGGCTCATGAAGTCTTTGTGTGCACACGCACATAATATGGCCCGGAATGACGTATTGTGTCGGGCCGTGGTGGCGGAAGTGGGCAAGAGGGATCCAGTGAGAGAGGTGATGCCGCATTGGAGGAAATTTTCTTGGGCCGAAGATATTTGGTGCATCAAGGAGCTTGCAACCGCGAAGCAGGATATCAACACGAATCGCGGATCACACGATTGGATTACATCTACATCTAAGTCGTCTCCTGTGATCTTTGTCGACCCTCGTGACTTTTAA